In Gimesia panareensis, the genomic window CATCGCCAGTGTTTTGGTACCACTGGTTCCAATATCCACACCCAGAAAAACAGCCATCGCTCGGTTCCTTCTCTCTCGGTCAGTTTATCTATTGCAGTCTAACGGTCACCTGCTGACAGGCACAGCGTACGATCTCTACTCGGGGCAGACACAGCCGACGGGATGGACTTCTGCCAGCTCCCGAATCCAGATATTCCGGAATTTGACCGGATTCTTGTGAAACTGCAACTCAATGGGAAGCTTGTCTTCATGAGCCGTATAGAAGGGAGGCTGATGATAGAACGTGCCCCCCTGCAGTTCGGTATGATTCTGCACGACGACCCCGTTCTGAATGACGGTCAGATAAGCCGGCTTGACCAGCTGGCCGTATACATTGAAGCGGGGGGCGTTGAAAATGATATCGTAGCTCTGCCATTCTCCCGGTTTGCGGCAGGCATTTACCAGTGGTGGGTACTGCTTGTAGATCGCTGCGGCCTGTCCGTCGAAGTAGGTTTTATTGTCGTAGGAATCGAGAATCTGAACCTCGTATTTCCCCATCAGGAAGACGCCACTGTTGCCGCGTCCCTGTCCGTTCCCCTCAACCTTGGCCGGCGTGGCCCATTCGATGTGCAGCTGGCAGTCGCCGAACGACTGTTTGGTTTGAATGCTCTGTTTGTCAGTGATCACGTAGCCGTCTTTGACGATCCACTTGTCGCCCCCTTTCCACTGGTCCATGTTCTTGCCGTCGAAGAGCACGATCGCATCGGAGGGGGGCTGATGGGGAGCTGTTTTCACGACTTTGGGTTCTTCCCAGACCAGGCCGTTCTTATATTCTTCCACCAGGTTCGCGTAGGTGTGATACGCGGTTCCCAGAAAAGTCATGATTACCAGCACACGAAAAACACGTTTCATACCTGTCATGATTCACTCCTGTGATCTATTTCTATCAATCGATTTTAAATCGGAATCTGAGCCCGTCAGGCCCTGTATATCAGTTATTTACAGACATCTATAATCAGTAATCGAGGCTCGCGCCCCCTTCGGCTTCGATCGCCTGTCCTGTGATAAAGCTGGAATCTTCGGTCGCCAGGAACAGGGCCAGCTTGCCCATTTCTTCGATGGTTCCCATCCGTTTGAAGACCTGCAGCTCTGCCACCCGCTTAAGTGCGGTCTCGGGATCGGGCAGTGTGGCCGCCCAGTCATGCATCAGCGGTGTCTCAATATTACTGGGGAGAATTGCATTCACGCGGATGCCTGCCTCGCCCAATTCGATTGCCAGGGATTTGGTAAAACTGACCTGGGCGCCTTTGGTAGAACAGTAGGCAGTCGAATGATGCTGGCCCAGGACCGCGGTGATCGACGACATGTTGATGATCGTCCCTTTGGTTTTCCGCAGATGAGGCAACGCGTATTTGGCGCCTGCAAAGGTGCTGAGAAAGTTGACGCGCATCAGCTGTTCCATCTCTTCGATGCTGGTCTCTTCCAGAGACATCGCAGGGGGATGGACGCCGGCGTTATTGATGATGCAGTCCAGTCGGCCGTACTGTTCGACGACCAGTTCGATCGCCGAGCGAAGCTGTTCATGCTCGCCGACATCGCATTGCACGAACATCGCTTTGCCGGGGCCGGTTTCATTCAGTTCGCGAGCCAGTTCCTGCCCCGCCTGGAGCCCGCGGGACAGAATCGCCACGTGGCCTCCTTCTTCACAAAAGACACGGGAACAGCCTTCGCCGATCCCCTTGCTGCCACCGGTGACAATGACGACGCGATCTCGAAATCTCATTTTTCCCTCGCAGGATCTGTTGTGCAGGATCAAATCCGAAGTGCCCATCCGACACGCCGGTTTGATGTTTACGGTAACAACTACCGTGAGGGAATTCCAATCCAACGCTGCGGGGATTTGTCAGGCGTGGATTAATTAAATGAGTTTTAGTTTTAGAGGCGCGGTCAAGAAGGACGCTCATGCGGATTGTGCGGAGCCGAGCCGCAATATCTCCGGTAGTTCAGCGAGGTTCAGGTTGCCACCACTCAACACCGCCACAACTTTTTTGCCGGCGAATCGATCTTTGTGTTTCAGCACTGCAGCCAGCGCCGCAGCCCCGGCGCCTTCGGCGAGGTTGTGTGTCTCTTTGAGAATATGGTAAGCGGCCAGTCGCATTTCATCTTCTCCAACCAGCAGAAAATCATCGACGACGGACTGCATGATCTGCCGGGTCAGCTCTGCTCCCGCACGGGTCGCAACGCCTTCGGCCCAGGTCTGTGCGGTCTCGGTCGTCTGCGGGGAGCCTGCTTTCCAGGAGAGTTGATTCGCCGGAGCCTGCTCTGCCTGGACGGCGATGACTTCGGTTTTTGGGCTGAGATGTTTCGCCACGATGCCGGTACCACAGACACCACTGCCCATACCGACCGGCACGATGACGACATCCGGGTCAGGCAGTGATTCGAAGATTTCCAGTCCTTGCGTGCCGACGCCGGCGATCAGCTTCGGCTCATTGGCGGAGTGCACATAGCGTCGTTTGCCGTCGACCAGCTCGGTTTCCAGATAATGTTTGGCTTCATTGAAGTCTTCGCCCGCCTCGATGATTTCGGCTCCCAGCAGGCGAATGGCGCGGACTTTATCCGGGTTATTATTTCGGGGAACGACGATGGTACATTGGACCCCAAACCGGCGGGCCGCGAAGGCCAGCGACTGACCATGATTGCCGGTCGAACAACCCATGATACCCCCTGCACGTTCCTCTTCCGAAAGCGTGCTGACCAGGTTGATACCGCCACGGACTTTAAAAGCGCCGACCGGCTGATGGTTTTCGTGTTTCAGAAAAAAACGGGTCCCGGTCAACTCACACAATCCAGGCCATTCATAAAGAGGAGTGGGGGCTAACACCTGTCGCACACGGGGGAGGGCTTCCTGAATATCCTGAAACGTCGGAGCTTGCATCGTCTGAACCTGGTCTGAATCTGATTGTGGGAGTGAGCAACATTGGAATGACACGGTCGATCCTTTGAAGTTCGTGAGATCTCACGTGAATGTCAAGTTTTGCTGACCGGGTTTTCAGCAGCAAAGCCCAGAACCCTTGTTGCAGGTGCCCGAAGCGACTGATATGATACAGCATGGCCAGAGGGGAATTCCCTGTTTGTCCACTATGTACCTACCTGCCGGACGTCGTTTGTCAGGCTACCGTTAACTCGATTCGTTACGGACCGGTATCACCAAACCAGTTTCCCACGCGTTTGATGTGCCAGGTAAACCGGGCCCGCTTCCATCCCGGCACTTCTCTCGTGTTCCCAACTGAGGGCGAATTACCATGTTTCGAGTCTTGCGCTGTTTTCCAGGCATCACTCTGCTGGCATTGCTGACGCTCCCCGTTCAGGCGGATGCCGGCCCCCCCAAGGTCAGTTTCAATCGCGACATCCGGCCGATCCTGTCCCGGAACTGTTTCCACTGCCACGGTCCCGACGCCAAACATCGTGAAGCCGACCTGCGGCTCGATCTGGAAGCCGGTCTGAAATCCAGTTCCGAATCTGCGATCATCCATCCCGGCCAGCCGGAGCAAAGTCCGCTGTTCGAGCGAATCTCGAGCAAAGATGCGGATCTGGTGATGCCGCCTGCCGACTCAGGTAAAAAGCTGACGGCCGAAGAAATCAAACTGTTTCGACAATGGATCGTGGAAGGAGCAGAGTGGTCGCAACACTGGGCGTATGTCAAACCGCATGCCAACCCGGTTCCCCAGGTGAAAGACAAAAAGTGGCCTGTGAACTGGATCGACAATTTCGTTCTTGCCCGTTTGGAAGAACAGGGACTGCAACCCTCACCCGAGGCGGATAAAATCACTCTCTTCCGCCGTTTGAGTTTTGATCTGACAGGGCTCCCCCCCACGCGGGAAGAAGTTCAGGCCTTTGTGAATGATGCGAGCCCTGCTGCATATGAGAAACAGGTGGACCGGCTGCTGGCCTCTCCTCATTACGGCGAACGGATGGCGATGTACTGGCTGGACCTGGTCCGCTTTGCGGATACGGTCGGCTATCACGGCGACCAGGATCATCACATTTCCCCCTACCGGGATTATGTAATCGAAGCCTTCAATCGAAACCTGCCCTTCGATCAGTTTACCCGCGAGCAGCTGGCCGGCGATCTGCTGCCCAAGCCCACGCTCCAGCAGACCATCGCCACTGGCTACAACCGGGTCCTGCAGACCTCGCATGAAGGGGGCGTACAGCGCAAAGAGTATCTGGCGATTTACGCCGCCGATCGCATTCGTAACTTTTCGGGTGTCTGGATGGGAGCCACCATGGGCTGCTGCCAGTGCCACGATCACAAATACGATCCCTATACCGCGAAAGATTTTTACTCGATGGTCGCGTTCTTCGCGGATATCGATGAAGACCAGCACTTGAGACGGGGATCCGATCGCATTCCCACGATCCGCGAACCGGAAATCTTTCTGTATTCCGACGAGGAAAAACAGAAGATTGCCAAACTCGACGCCAGAATCAAAACAATCCAACAGAAGTTGAAAGCCATTTCCAGACCGGAGATTCAGAAACAGTCACCGGAGGAGAAAGAGCAGAAACTCAAGGAAATGGTCGAGTTGAACAAACAACTGGGTCCCCTCAAAAAAGAACGGGAGGCCATCGATCGCGGTGCAGTCAAAACCATGATCACGGTTTCGATCAAACCTCGCGAGATTCGCATTCTGCCTCGCGGGAACTGGCTGGACGAAAGCGGCCCGGTGGTACAACCCGCGATCCCGGAATTTATGGGAAAGATCAAAACGAATCACGATCGTCCCACGCGACTGGATCTGGCAAACTGGCTCTCTGCTGAAGAAGGGTACGGCCCCTTGATGGCCCGCGTGATGGCGAACCGGTTCTGGTACCTGTTCTTCGGACGTGGTATCGCGCCGGTGCTGGACGATTTCGGCGGACAGGGCGGGCCTCCCCATTATCCGGAACTGCTGGATCAGCTGGCGATCAAGTTTTTCCAGGATGAGTGGGACATGAAACAGCTGGTGAAGTTCATCGTCATGAGCCGCACCTATCGGCAGTCGTCGCTGGAAACGCCCGACCAACGCAAGGCAGATCCCTTCAATCAGCGACTCGATCGCCAGGCTCGGTTCCGCCTGCCAGCAGAAATGATCCGCGATAACGCACTGGCCGTCAGCGGTCTTTTGGTCACCGACATTGGTGGTCCCAGTGTGAAGCCTTATCAACCTGCCGGCTACTATCGGCATTTGAATTTTCCGAAACGAAAATACGTCTCCGACAAGGATCAACGACAATGGCGACGCGGGGTCTACATGCACTGGCAGCGGCAGTTCCTGCATCCGATGCTCAAAGCGTTCGATGCCCCCAGCCGCGAAGAATGTACGGCACAGCGTCCCCGTTCGAACACGCCGATCGCGGCGATGACGCTGCTCAATGACCCGACCTTCATTGAAGCCGCCCGCGTCTTTGCCGCACATGTCATCGAAAAGGGAGGCGCTTCGGACCGGGCCAGAATCAATTACGCCTTCTCCCAGGCCACCTCACGAGAGCCGGAGGCATACGAGGTGGAGGTCATCCAGGGTCTGCTCAATTCAAACCGGAGTGCCTTCGCTGCCCGGACCAAAGATGCGCAGGCCCTGACCCGCACGGGACTCGCTGCATCGCAGCCGGACCTGGAGGCTGTCGAACTGGCAGCCTGGACGGAAGTCACACGTGCCCTGCTCAACCTGAATGAAGTGGTGACGAGGAATTAAAAACATGCTCAACTGGAATCACCTGCAAACGCATTTGAACCGTCGCACCTTTCTGGCGAGTTCCGGAGTCGGTCTGGGATCGGCTGCACTGGGGTCGCTGCTCACCCGTGATGGCCTGGCCGCCACATCGAAAGCCGGTCCCTCTGCCCATGGGGGCCAGCCCGGTCTGCCGCATTTCGCGCCGAAGGCGAAGCGGGTGATCTTCCTCTGCATGGCGGGCGGTCCGACACACCTGGAGACGTTCGACTATAAACCCAAGCTGGCGGAAATGGATGGCAAACCGTTTCCCGAAAGCTACACCAAGGGTCAGCCGATCGCCCAGTTGCAGGGGAAAGAGCTGAAGTGCCAGGGACCGCTGACAAAATTCCGCAAGTACGGCGAGAACGGGCAGGAGATCAGTGACTTTCTGCCCTGGACCGCCAAGATCGCTGATGACATCTGCATCGTCCGCTCGATGGTCACCGAACAGATCAACCACGATCCCGCGCACACCTTTATGAATACCGGCACCGCCATCAGCGGTCGCCCTTCGATGGGTTCGTGGGTCACTTACGGACTGGGGAGCGAGACGGAAGAACTGCCCGGCTTTGTCGTCCTGACCAGTGTGGGGGGACGGAACCCGCAGCCGATCGCGTCCCGCCAGTGGGGCACGGGTTTCCTTCCGAGTCGTTACCAGGGAGTGCAGTTCAACTCGACCGGCGATCCGGTGAACTACCTCAAGAATCCCGCTGGGATCACGGATCCGCAACAGAAAGAGCTGATCGATGCCGTCCGCAAACTGGATCGCTTCCGCAACCAGCGGGTTTCCAATCCGGAGATCGATACCCGCATCGCCGCCTATGAAATGGCATTTCGGATGCAGACGTCCGTTCCGGAACTGATGGATCTGTCTGACGAATCGAAAGAGACGCTGGAAATGTATGGTGCCGAACCGGGTTCCGGTACCTACGCAACGAACTGCCTGCTGGCTCGGCGGCTGGCGGAGCGCGGATCCCGCTTTATTCATCTGTACCACCGCGGCTGGGACCATCACGGGGGGCTGGTCCGTTATATGAATACCTGCTGTGGGCTGACCGACAAACCGACCTGGGCTCTGATCAATGACCTCAAACAGCGGGGAATGCTGGATGAAACCCTCGTGATCTGGGGAGGGGAATTCGGCAGAACACCGATGTTTCAGGGTAAAGGAGGTGCCGGCCGGGACCACCATATTAAGGGTTTTTCCATGTGGATGGCCGGAGGAGGCATAAAAGGTGGAATTTCTTATGGTCAAACTGACGAACTGGGCTATAATTCAGTAGAGAACATTGTACACGTGCGAGATTTGCATGCAACAATGCTACATCTGTTGGGAATTGACCATCAACGATTCAGTGTTGAGTTCCAGGGTCTGGATACCAGGCTCACAGGTGTCGAAGAAGCACGCGTCATTCAAGAAGTACTGACGTAGCAAGGCACTACTATAGTCCCTGAGGCGCCCCGCTGGTTTCGATCAGCGGGGCGTCTTTATTTTTACAGGGGTCAGATTCGAACAATCAGACCTTCAGATCTTCTACGGTCTGTCCCAAATCCGTCTGGTACCGTTGCCGCACGGGATCGACAATTTCCGCCACGAAGGCATCGACCTGTTCGGGTGCCCGACCGATGTATTTGCGGGCATCCAGGGCACTCGCCAGATCACAGCCGGCAAAGGCGGGATCTTTCTGCAGGCGTTCGATGAGATCATTTTTGCCGCCGTGCACTTTCACCTCGGCTCCCGCGTTCTGACTGTGAACGCGAATCCGTTCGTGCAGATCCTGACGATCGCCGCCCGCTTCCACGCCGGCCATCAGAAATTCTTCTGTTGCCATGAAGGGAAGTTCTTCATTGAGGTGTTTCTCAATCACCTTCGGATAGACGACCATACCATCCACGATGTTGCGATACAGAATCAGCACGGCATCGATGGCCAGGAAGGATTGAGGTAGTGAGAGTCTACGGTTGGCACTGTCATCCAGTGTGCGCTCCATCCATTGAGTGGCTGCAGTATCTTCCGCATTGGCAGTCAGGCTGATGGCGAAGCGGGCCAGCGAACACATCCGTTCGGAACGCATCGGATTGCGTTTGTAAGCCATCGCAGACGAGCCGATTTGATGTTTTTCAAACGGCTCTTCCAGTTCTTTCCGGTTCTGCAGAATTCGAACATCGTTCCCGGCCTTGTGGGCCGACTGTCCGATGCCGCTCAGAGCAGAGAGCACCTGGGCGTCGACTTTTCGCGAATAGGTCTGACCGGTCACAGCATAGCGGTCTTTGAAACCCATCTTTTCAGTCACACGACGATCCAGCTCGTCGACTTTGGCGTGATCACCTTTGAACAACTGCAGGAACGTGGCCTGGGTGCCGGTGGTACCTTTGACGCCCCGGAAGCGGAGTTTTTCGATTCGATGTTCGATCTCTTCCAGATCAAGAATCAGATCGTAACACCAGAGCGTCGCCCGTTTACCAACTGTGGTTGGCTGTGCCGGCTGGAGGTGGGTGAATCCCAGGCAGGGAAGATCCCGATACTCGGCGGCAAACTTTGCCAGCTGATCGATGACGGCCACAAGCCGCTTGCGTGTCTGTTCCAGACTTTCGCGGATCATGATCAGTTCGCTGTTGTCGGTGACAAAGCAACTGGTAGCGCCCAGGTGAATAATCGAGAGTGCATCCGGGCAGCGTTCCCCATACGTGTGTACGTGTGCCATCACATCGTGTCGGCGTTTTTTTTCTTCTTTGGCTGCGAATTCAAAATCGATATCATCAACGGCTGCCCGGAGTGACTCAACCTGCTCCGCTGTGACGGGCAATCCCATTTCGTGTTGTGATTCGGCCAGGGCCACCCACAACCGCCGCCAGGTGGAATGCTTCTTCTGAGCCGACCAGATCTGGCTCATTTCCTGAGAGGCGTAACGACTGATTAACGGGTTTTCGTAGGTAAGGTGACTCAATTTCTCTTCTTTCTTCAGCAGTGTGAACCGGCTTCAGTAATCTGTACCAGTGATCCACTCAGTTTCTGTTAGCACCAGCAGGCTTAATCAGCTTAAGCCGCTTCCATAGGAACGACTTTGACGTTCTCGGCAACATGGACTCCCATGGAGAGCGTCTGTCCGTTCCACTCCGAGACAACGATACCTGCCTCGCTATTTTTCTCTTTGACCACTCCCTGCGATCCCAGCTGTAAACCGGAGCGGGAGAGAAAACGTAAAAACTCGGTTTCCTGATCGGTAACCTGGACAATCTTCACGTGTGTACCAGGAGGACACGCCGCCAGGGTCGTGAGGTTCGGGTAGGCCCGTCGCATGCGTCCGTCAATCGACGGGATGGGATCGCCGTGCGGATCGGTTTCCGGAAAACCGAGATGTTCATCGATCTTATCGACGAGAAAATCGCTGACCGCGTGCTCCATGTTTTCCGCTTCCGCATGGATCTGATCCCAGGTCAGATCCAGTGTCTGAAACAGGAACAGTTCGATCAGGCGATGTCGTCTGAGAACACGAATCGCGGTATGCTTGCCCTCTTCCGTCAGGCTCGCCCCTTCATAGGGACGGTATTCAACCAGCTTGGACTGCTTGAGTGTTTTCAGCATGCTGGTGACCGTTCCCGGGGCGACATCCATATAACGGGCCAGTTCCCCGGTGCTGATCCAGTCCGAACCGGACTGAAGACTGATCTGCAGGATCGCTTTCAGGTAATTCTCGACTGTTAAACTAGTTACGTTCATCAACAGACAGGTCCCATCAAACCAGCAAGCCCCTGGAAAAGAGCGTGAATGAGCACAAAGTCCGAAACCAGGAGCCAGGGATCTGAATTTCGTTTTTCTCAGAAGTTTATCGTAGCAATATCAGATTTGACTTGGAATCAATAGCAGTCACGAAATTGTCGGCATTTTGAGATCGTACAGTCTGCAGCCGAACTCTTTGAACTGAATCAAGTTACTGACACATCAACACTTACTTGAATTTGAACGGGAGCAACTGTTTAGCGGTATTTCCGTGAAATCAGAGATTTGAGTAATGCCTGATGTTAGTTTATGCCGATTTTAATGATTGTACGGATTTCTCGATTCATTTCTGACCCGTGTCGTCTGACTCTCAAATTGACAGTAAGGATCGCCGGATGGACCGCTGGCAAAAGGTTTGTATCGCAGCGCTAGTGCTCGCTCTGATTTCAGGAGCCAGCAATCTCGCCTGTGCGCAGACTGTATTTCGCAATCTGGAATTAACAGAGTCCCCCGCACAGCAGAAAGCCGTCATCGGGCTGTTAGGTGAATTCAACTACTGTGCCGCCTACGAAGTGGTCGGGCCTCACCTGAGCCTGAACTCGGTCATCGCCGGTGCCGGTGGGATGACACCGCAGGCATCCGGCCTGATTCGCATCGTGCGAGGAGGTCGCCTCAGCCAGGAAGTATTCTATTCGCCCGAGACGGATTTACCCCTGATGCCTGGCGATGTGCTGATTGCGGTGAAGTCTTCGGCGAATTTAATCAATGCCAATGGCACCTCTGCCACTGCCCCGTCGGCTGCTTCTGCCAATCTGGTTCAGATTGCCATTTTGAATTTACGGGACTACCCGGTTGTGTTTGGTGTGCCTGCTGAAATCGCCGATCTGGCCAGCATTCTGCGTTGTCTGCGACAGCCGGTCGAACAGTATGCCGAGATGGCTGAGACAATCAAAATTATCCCTCCCGACCGACGCCGTTCGCAGGCACAATTCAAAACCAGAAAACTGACCACCCGTTTTGAATCGGGTACGGTCATCGTGTTGAGCGCACCGCAAAAGATGAATCTCTCACTGGTGCCGCATTCACTGCCGGGACCACGTGCATTAAACCAGTCTGCCTCCCCTGAATCTCGTTTCCATCGGCAGGTCTCTGCACCTTCTTCCTTTTCGGCAAACGATTCCCGTTTCCGTAATGCGACCCCGGTGAAGCAGGAAGCATCGATTCCTCCCCGGCAGGTCACTCATCCAGAACGGGAGACGGACACGGCTGAAGAGACTGAAGAAAAACCGAAACAGAAGTCTCTGCAGCTGAACGGTCCGCTGTTACAGCAGACCTCAGCGACATTAGCGGCCATTCCGAACCCCCTGGGTTCAGAACCCGCGGAAGAACATTCGCATGCTGACAAGCATGCCACATCGGAAGATCATCAGGCCTTTGCAGCTTCTTCAGTCCCGGAAATGGAACTGGGAGAAGCTCCTGCCGCCCCGAAGGATGATGTGAAGACTCTGACTGATGACGAACTGCCCAAAACCGAATACAACTACGAAGACGAGGAAGCCGGCTTCTGGCCACCGGGAACCGGATTGCTCCTGCTGGCAGCAGTGGCATTCGTCCTCTGGAGATATGTGCGTAAAAAACCGATCCTGTTCTCAGGCAAAGCTCAGCAGTCTGACCGCGATCTGGAGACACCGGCACAACACAAGGTTTCCTCTGAGCAGGCAGCCATCATCACCAGATGGGAGGAACTCCCTCCGCTGCCGGAGAAATCACTCCTGGAGCAGATTCTGGAAAAACAGATCCCGGTGATTGATGAAACTCCTCAGATTCCGACACAGACTTTTATCTACGGTCGTCATCAGAGCAGGAAAGGGCGTGTGGACCAGGCAGAAACGCTGAAAGGTCCCCATTTTCTGAAACAGAAAGAGCCGGATTCCAAAGTGGCAGCAGGTCATGATGCTGCAACGCCTGTCGTTCCGGAGCCTGTACGCAAACCCGAGGACAAAAAACTGAAGGCCCCGACATTCCGTTTTGATCGCTCGCATCCCGGGAACTCGAACAAGACCGACTCACCTGCAGCGGCTCCCAAACCTCACGCGGGCGCTGCGGGGAAGACCACAGCTGGCTCTGATCAGAAAACGGAACAGGGGGGCATCCTCGATCGGGTACTCCAGGCAGTGCAGGGAGTGATGCCCAGATGAGTAGTGCATTACTGATCGGTTCGACCTGTCTGAGAACGTTACAGAATAACGAGCAGTTTAAACTGACGCGGCGTTCCATCGAAACGGCTTACGCTGTCATGGACGATACCAACGAGAACCGCCAGTTGCTGCAACGGATCTCCGTGCCATTCCTGTTCTCGGAAGACACTTTGATCATTCCCGGCGAACACGCAGGACAGCTATCACGATTTTCCAACCTGGAACTGCTGCCTCTGTTTGCGCAGGGGGAACTCGTATTGAATGATCCTGTTCATCGGCAGTTGCTTTCCACATTGATCCAGTCGGTACTGCCTCGATCCAGAACGACCGGGGAATACTGTGCCTTTATCACGCCAGGTACGACTCCCGCGTCTGCATCATCCAGGCTGGTGTCCCAACTGGTTGCCCTGCAGGGTTATAAACCCTTTGCAACCACCATTACTCTGGCAGCCGGACTTTCTTCACTGCCGTCAGACTCACGCTTCTCAGGGTACGTCGTGTACCTGGGTCATTCGCACTCTGAAATCGGCCTGATTCACCAGAGCCGTGTGGTCGCACGACAGATGACGCCTTACGGCAGCGAATGGATGGACGAGCAACTGGCTCATGCCTGCAAACTGTTTGTCAAAGATGCGGAAGGAGAATCGATTCCGGATCTGGCAGGAGCCCGTGAGAAACGTCTTGGTCCGGAAGTCAATCTCAGCCCGTACCTTTCCAGTCCCTCTATGATCTCGGGCTGGTATGACAGCCTGCTCGACAGTCTGCTGGATCAGTTTGCCTCTCAGCTGGAATCCCTGCAGGCTTACACGTCTACGCTGGCGACCCTGCCGGTGATTTACCTGGGAGAACTCGCGACCGTCACCGGCGTGGGAGAATTACTGGCACAGCATTTGAGCAGCCGTGAGATTCTGTTTGATCCTCAACAGGTCACCTGTATCCCGGATGCTGCTGACGCCATTATCCGGGGTAGTCTGGTAATTGCCGCCATGGAAGAGGAATCCTCTGTCCGAGCTGCTTGAGCGAGCATAAAGCTAGGGGCGACTCTGCTGGATCAGGC contains:
- a CDS encoding disk-shape morphogenesis protein volactin, with product MSSALLIGSTCLRTLQNNEQFKLTRRSIETAYAVMDDTNENRQLLQRISVPFLFSEDTLIIPGEHAGQLSRFSNLELLPLFAQGELVLNDPVHRQLLSTLIQSVLPRSRTTGEYCAFITPGTTPASASSRLVSQLVALQGYKPFATTITLAAGLSSLPSDSRFSGYVVYLGHSHSEIGLIHQSRVVARQMTPYGSEWMDEQLAHACKLFVKDAEGESIPDLAGAREKRLGPEVNLSPYLSSPSMISGWYDSLLDSLLDQFASQLESLQAYTSTLATLPVIYLGELATVTGVGELLAQHLSSREILFDPQQVTCIPDAADAIIRGSLVIAAMEEESSVRAA